The Acinetobacter shaoyimingii DNA segment CGCCAAAAATGCTGTTCTAATTCATGATCAAATTTGGAAGATAACTTACGATTTTGCCGTTCCAATAAATGTTCATAATGAGTTTTTTTGGCTTGTAAATCATCGATATTTTGTTCTGAATGCATAAGCTCACTTTTGAACCATCACGTGGGATGATTGATTGTTTATTGTCTGGTTTTAAGTGTTGTTCTACTTCTAAGATATAAAATACGCTTATTTGAAAGCATCATTCAAGCCATTCGAGATCTTTTTTAGTGATATAAATTATTGTTTTATATTATTTTTAGACATCATTCTCTTTTTTTAAAAATTCTACTCTTTTTCCCTTAAAATATTCCTCTACATGTATTACAACTTTTTAAAGGGATCGGTTTTATCGTCGAATGCTTTAAACGGTCTTTTTTAAGACCTGCGTTGCTCTTTCAAGTTGTGTGAGATCAGAATAAAGGTTCAGTTCTGCTTGTTCGCGATTCCAAACATAATAACAATTTCTTCCCATACTTTTTGCATGATATAGCGCCTGATCCGCTTGTTTTAAAAGATCGGAATAACCGATATCATGATCCCCATTAAACATGGTTAAGCCAATACTTATAGTCAAATGATCAGCAATACTTGATTGGCGATGTTCAATTTTTTGCAATGCGATATCGTCCAAAATATGTTGTGAAATGACTTTGGCTTGATCTTCTTGAACATCTTTTAACAACACCACAAACTCTTCGCCTCCATAACGAATGGCAGTATCACCATCATCCAAATGACGTAATAATGTTTGGGCAACACGAATTAAAGCTTGATCACCTTGATCATGCCCATAACAATCGTTATAAAGTTTGAAGTAATCGACATCTATAAATAGCAAAGAAAATGGTTTTTTATAGGTTTGCGTATACTGAATTTCATCCATAAGTTGCTGTTCAAATCCACGTCGATTGCCCAACAATGTTAAGGTGTCTTGCTGACTTAAACGAATAAAATGCTCATTTAAAAATGAATAAATCTTTTTATCATATTCAATAATAATCGATTGTAGAAAACGAATACGCTCAGTTGAAATAGCCAAAACAGCCAAAGCCAAACCGACTAAGTTTGATAAAATTAGTGTATTGCTAATAATCCAGATGGGGCGATGAACACCATCCCACCATAAAAAAAGACATGTAATTATTGCCGCGCACATACAACTCATGAACGTTGTTTTGGGTCTTAAACCTGAACATAAATAGGCAAACATCGTGGCAAATGCAATGATTAACGAGCCACGCCAAGTCATTGATAAAGAATGCATAGACTACAGTACAGACTGTACAATGGTTAATGCAAAGCAAATTACCCCAGCCACAATTTGATTATAATAAGCATGCCAAGCGGGTCGTTTTGCCATCGCAAATGTGGTAAATAATGCGATCCACCCTGCCGTATAAGACAACATGGTTAGACCAACATCATGCAATCGATGTTCAGGTGCTGTGGTTAAATAATTCAGTGGTAGACTAATCAATTCAAAAATAATAAATATTTTTATTGCAGGCACAATTGCACGCACGATCATTTTAATTAAACGATCTTGACGGTCTTTCCAAAATTGCGCTTCGAGTTCAGGGTCAAAATGATGAATTAACTTATTTTTTTGAATCTCTAGAAGTTGCTCAATTTCAGATTTTTTATGTTGTAATTGATCGATTTCTATTTGCAATTTCATAATACGTATTTAAGGTGCCAGATTAATTTCTTTTTCCACTAAATAATTGTTTTTTGATTATATTCAACATTAGCATTTTTTAAGGAAAATCAAAATATTAAATTTAAAAACCAGACACCAATAAAGCAATTTTTATCACGCTTCTTATATATTTTTGTGATTGAATTCACATCAAGGAAACAATAAACTACAATGATCGCCAGTAAAATCAATTGCTACAATTTCAAATCAGATTAATTTTTATATAAACGACTAATAAATAAGCACATTATTATATATTTCTTATCTAAATCGTAAATTTAATTCTATTTTGCAGTTATCAATTTGTTGATTTTTGGATTATCATCTACTTTATTTTTTCAGTAATAATCACCTTGAATACGATCACTCTGCTTCAACCTGATGATTGGCATGCCCATTTACGAGATGGACTTGCATTACAACGTACTGTTCCTGATTTAGCTCGTCAATTTGCTCGCGCAATCTGTATGCCAAATACAGTTCCGCCTGTAAAAACAGTTGAAGAAGCTGTGGCATATCGCAACCGAATCATGGCGCATGTTCCTGAAAATTTAAACTTCGATCCTCGAATGGTTTTATACTTCACAGATCACACATCGCCAGATGAAGTACTCAAAATCAAGCAGTCTGACGTTGTCAATGCCATCAAACTTTACCCTGCTGGCGCAACAACTAATTCTGACAACGGTGTCAGCGATATTCGTAAAGTTTATGCAGTCATTGAAAAACTAGAAGAACATCAAGTTCCATTGCTGTTACATGGCGAAGTAACCCATAACCATGTTGATATTTTTGATCGTGAAAAACGCTTCTTAGATGAAGTTTTATCTCCACTGTTAAAACAATTTCCAAAATTAAAATTGGTCTTAGAACATATCACCACCAGTGAAGCAGCTCATTTTGTACTAGAGCAAGATCGTAATATTGCTGCAACGATTACACCGCAACATTTATTATTCAATCGTAATGATATGTTAGTCGGTGGAGTGAAGCCACATTTCTATTGCCTTCCAATTTTAAAGCGCCAAACGCATCAGCAAACTTTGCTTGAAGTTGCAACCAGCAGTAATCCAAAATTTTTCTTGGGTACAGATAGTGCACCGCACTCTAAAAATGCCAAAGAAAATGCCTGTGGTTGTGCAGGTTGCTACAGTGCTCCAACAGCAATTGAATTGTATGCACAAGCATTTGATCAAGTTGGAAAAATTGATCGACTCGAAGGCTTTGCAAGCCATTTTGGTGCAGACTTTTATGGTCTTCCACGTAACACCAACACCATTACCTTAGTTAAAGAAGATCAAGTCATTCCAGAAAGTTTAACGTATTTGGAAAATGAAACGATTATTCCTTTATATGCTGGAAAGACCATTCAATGGAGAAAGGTTTGACAACTGAAAATCAACCTATCATCGGTCAACGTTTTCGCGGTTTTTTACCTGTCGTTGTTGATGTTGAAACAGCAGGTTTTAATGCAGATACAGACGCATTACTCGAAATTGCTTGTATCCCTATCGTTTATAATGAACAAGGTGAGTTTGTTCTAGGGCAAGCGTACCATGCACATATAAATCCATTTGAGGGTGCGAATTTAGATCGTCGCTCCTTAGATTTCATTGGAATTGACCCCAATAATCCAATGCGTATGGCGATGGCTGAAGATGAAAAATCAGCGCTAAAACGTATCTTCAAATCAATCAATGAAGTACGTAAGCAACAGCAATGTACGCATGCTGTTTTGGTGGGTCATAATGCTCATTTCGATTTAGGCTTTGTAAAAGCTGCAATCAATCGTACGGGTACAAAAAATCAGAACCCATTTCATAGTTTTTCTGTATTCGATACAGTGACTTTAAGTGCGGTAATGTTTGGTCAAACAGTGCTAGCGAAATCATGCATTCAAGCTGGAATTGAGTTTGATGGGAAAGAAGCACATTCAGCATTATATGATACGCAGAAGACCGCTGAACTGTTTTGCTATATTTTGAACAAACTCGCACCTCACCTGCTTGACACTTTGGTGGCGGATCAATAAGATACCGCCATCTTCTAAACGTCCCTATCGTCTAGAGGCCTAGGACATCGCCCTTTCACGGCGGTAACCGGGGTTCGAATCCCCGTAGGGACGCCAATTAAAAAAACTCTCTCTTCAAACCAGTTCCATATCCTTACATCCCTATATTTCAAATATTTTTCTAGTAATATTTGAACTGCCTTCTATTGCCCTCTTTTTTTGAATTGATATTTACACTCCCTTTTTACTCACAACAATATTCAGCTATATAATTTTAAACAAATGACATCAATGTCTAATCTTTCGCTTCAATAGCTATTCAAATGAATTTTCAGCAAATCATATAGTCTGAATGTTTTTCTCCTTAAACCCATTCCTCTATAACTCATTACCTCCACGTATAAAATGAAAACGCATTAAACTAAAAAATTTCATTGTTCACTTTGGCCCATTCATACTCAAAAAATATTTTTTAATAGAATTTAAATATGATTAAAGTGCAAACGTATATTGATTAATAAATCATGTTTAATGATAATCACTCTCGTTTTCATTTCGTTTAATTTATTATGAAGTTTGCATATTCTCCTTTAAGTTTCGCAATTTTTGCAGCAATGAATACGCATAGTTTTGCAGCCAATG contains these protein-coding regions:
- a CDS encoding GGDEF domain-containing protein; this translates as MTWRGSLIIAFATMFAYLCSGLRPKTTFMSCMCAAIITCLFLWWDGVHRPIWIISNTLILSNLVGLALAVLAISTERIRFLQSIIIEYDKKIYSFLNEHFIRLSQQDTLTLLGNRRGFEQQLMDEIQYTQTYKKPFSLLFIDVDYFKLYNDCYGHDQGDQALIRVAQTLLRHLDDGDTAIRYGGEEFVVLLKDVQEDQAKVISQHILDDIALQKIEHRQSSIADHLTISIGLTMFNGDHDIGYSDLLKQADQALYHAKSMGRNCYYVWNREQAELNLYSDLTQLERATQVLKKTV
- the pyrC gene encoding dihydroorotase, producing the protein MNTITLLQPDDWHAHLRDGLALQRTVPDLARQFARAICMPNTVPPVKTVEEAVAYRNRIMAHVPENLNFDPRMVLYFTDHTSPDEVLKIKQSDVVNAIKLYPAGATTNSDNGVSDIRKVYAVIEKLEEHQVPLLLHGEVTHNHVDIFDREKRFLDEVLSPLLKQFPKLKLVLEHITTSEAAHFVLEQDRNIAATITPQHLLFNRNDMLVGGVKPHFYCLPILKRQTHQQTLLEVATSSNPKFFLGTDSAPHSKNAKENACGCAGCYSAPTAIELYAQAFDQVGKIDRLEGFASHFGADFYGLPRNTNTITLVKEDQVIPESLTYLENETIIPLYAGKTIQWRKV
- the rnt gene encoding ribonuclease T is translated as MEKGLTTENQPIIGQRFRGFLPVVVDVETAGFNADTDALLEIACIPIVYNEQGEFVLGQAYHAHINPFEGANLDRRSLDFIGIDPNNPMRMAMAEDEKSALKRIFKSINEVRKQQQCTHAVLVGHNAHFDLGFVKAAINRTGTKNQNPFHSFSVFDTVTLSAVMFGQTVLAKSCIQAGIEFDGKEAHSALYDTQKTAELFCYILNKLAPHLLDTLVADQ